The DNA sequence TCCGAAGCTCTTCTGGTTCTTTGCACTTCGGATGTAGAATACTCAACTTGTACTTCAAAGTCCAAACTACACATTTTCATGTGTCTGTTCTCGGTCTCTCTGTCTTGACAAATGTGTCTTGAATGCAGCTATACATCTAACAATAATGTTTTCTGGCTTTGTTCTGGATTTGGTCAAGACTGTTTCAATGTCGTATATATAGAATTACAGTTTAAAACTTGTAAAAATTATTGATCCCTTTATGAATGGTGATACTTTATGAGTATAAACATATTGCAGGACTTGTTCATTTGATCATATAGTTTGGTTAAGAAAGATTTCATGATGTTAGCAATGTATATAGAATGAGCCCTTGGTTTCCACTGGCGTTTGTTTCTAGGAGTGCTGAAGTCCAGttacatacaatggcatagtgtAATGGTATTCTttacataaaatgacaaaatctagATTTGTGTTTTGCAATTATTTTGGAGTTGGAGGgtattattttcaagtcatgaatggtagaatctgtggatgcagaatccatccATATGGGGGGCCAAATGTATTATTGATGGCTACAGCCTGAGCAGTGCTCTTTTATTAGTATTTGGTAACTTttctaataaatacatttaacagCATAACTGCTAACACAAAATTGTGTAATGCTCTCTTTACTATTAAACCTTTGAGCTGATTTTCCGCAGTCTGCTTGTGGTATGTAGCATTGATTTCTTTCCTCTCCAGTGTCTATGgtgcagcagcagcaaaagaTGCATGGACTATCCTGTTCGAAATATCCTCCCTCCCAGTTCTCTTTGTGAATTGAGTTCTGCACGCTGGGGGGTCTGCTGGGGTGAGTGACTTCCAGAAATACTACATATCTTTGTCATTGCTATTGTTGGCTTGGATATAATAAACTCTTTTTTGGGAGTTGCCTATAATATTTTGGTTAAATACCAGGAAGTGTAACATCTTGAACTTTCAagatgctgggttttttttttgactgGCATTCCAACTGAGACCAAAGCAGTTTGTAAGTTTTGGGGAAGAAAGGTACAACTGTTACTTCCTACTTATAATACAATCGCCTGGGATTAATTACTGCTCTGTACCAAATGCAATAAGAACGTTTAGTTCAACTACATTGGCCTTCTGTAAATCATTATAAAAAGTTGATTTCAAGTACATTGGTGTGGGTGGGCCATGCCTCGAAAGAATGCTTGATACTTTGGTAGATCACTCCAGCAATACAGCATTGCCAGTAGTTCCCCAGGTATTATTTGGAAATGTGCACTGTACAGTGATTATGGCCACCTCTTATCTTCTTAATAAGTAGAATGGGGGTAGGGCTCTTGCCAGCATAAGTAATTGTAAGGAGTGCTGGGAGCTGTGGTTTGCCAACATTGAATGAGGGGCATACTTTGCCTACCCTTGGACTAAGAGGTATGTAGCTTCTGAACACAGAGGCTCCAGTTCTAGTTTTTGGCATCAATGGCCATTAACAATTTGTGCATCTATAATCAGCCATCCACGTTTAGTGATTTTAAGTGTACAGAATcctcacaaaagtggaaaaacagaattaaaaacatgagAGACCATCCATCTAAGATGGTGAAACTAATGAAACTCTATGGTCAATATCTGTatgaaattgaccatagaattgcacagaAGGACCTGGAGACTCCTATATTAATcagatccatgaataatcaaatctgcaaaagttaaacctacaTATGTGGAGGGTTGATTGtagtcattattttttaaaaagctgttgtaATAGGTGCAAGTAGCCATCACCATGATACATTTTGGGTTGCCTGATAATGTGATGACTTATTTATATGACACTGCTGTTATCACTTGAGATTATATTAGAACTTGGGTAAATGTGACGTGTCTATTATGAAAGTGCTTATATTTTGAAACCAAGATCTGGGATTCAGTTTATATTTTTTTTACCCTTTTTGGTAATGTTTTGTTTACTacttttttataaaatatttcagtGAATTTTGAAGCCCTGATTATTACAATGTCTGTGGTGGGAGGAACAATCCTTCTGGCTCTCGTtgtttgctgctgttgctgctgcaggAAGAAAAAGAGCAGAAAGCAAGTATCCAAATATGTTTCAGTTTTGGCCCTTTaaatactatattatactagatcagtgattcccaaatttatttggcctaccgcccccttttcagaaaaagtattactcagcaccccctggaaaggggggggggcatagtTTAGAGgtgtgggcatggctcctgctcaagagggcagggctgagcctcttccctcgtccaagatgcagggctgggaggggaaggTGGGCGGGACCACAAATGGGCAGCAAGGACTGGGATAGGCGGAGTTACGAgccctgaggcagggctgagcttttaTCCTGGTCCTGCGGCGCCTACCAGGACAcgcggaaggggcggggcctctttgtTGTgattcagcctttgcctttgtgtgactctgatgaggattctgggttgtatgtgcataatgaggattctgggttatatgtgcctAATGATAGGCTTCAGCAGATTAATTTGAAGATGTCTCTgatgctgtgggaaatgaagagcagggagttgttcccatagAAAGAAATGAGGTTATTTCTGATGACagatttcaggtgcaagaagcagaaagggagggtagCTCTTTGCCTTCACCTGGTAACACTAACGAGCttagtggccttgactctgaggcCACGTCTTTCGATTGGGCTtcgagactggaatttagagggctGCGTAGAAGTCTTCGAATAGCTAATAAACGGgcggtcaaagggcaaaggaatgcctttatgtcatgcttttaaaacagtctgctgaaagggagatctctgtcaatgcaacttcatcgcttgatcaagaagcaagtctgctttcctgtgccaagtttgctttcctgtattaccatgtggatatattctgtttgctgggacttgTGATTTCTATGAAaagaactttgtttcatgctctatgtttctatggacttattgcttacagccttgttttgtacctatcttttggaactgaacttttaccttttatgaactatcttttgcctattttctaaataaactacaaaagactacattctgggtgtggcttggtgtctttagcaaggtgaagctaatctgTGGTGCGacactcttcccaagtgcctgacggcactgaacctctataccccgcccctctgtgtcccaacaagtgcctcaggagaggtatagattttcagccctttctcgggctcttgggaagaagccacacccactcctctaggtctgccccctgtgttctaacaggcgcctcaggggctcagccctgtctcgggcacttgggaagaggccctgcccctcccctggccctgctcccaaatgcacctgtgggtatcaccgcccccctggatcactgcagcgcccaccagggggcggtagcgcccactttgggaatcattgtaCTAGATGATTTCATCAAGTTATGTCATATATAATCATACTTATAATGCTCTTACTTTGAATAGGCCTGATAAGGACGATGAAAGAGCTGCCAGGGAGAGAGACCAAAGAAGAGTAAGGCAGGAAGAGAGGTAAGTTTCAGCCTGTAAACACCATCCAAGCACGCTGTCTTCTGGTCTAAACTGAGCCACTCAGGTCCTAGAACTGGATTAGAGCCATGTAATGAACCAGCCGTTTCTGAACTTTGCAGTTTTTATAAGCCCTGCCCAGTACAATTAGTAGTAAGAGATGGTGGCATCTGCAGTCTAGAAACATTTAGAGGGCCATATGTCCTCCACCCCTGGCTAAAGATTTTGCAAAAATACCTGTGACAAGTCTATTGCTGTTGTCTCTCTAGTATGATATTTAGATTGTGGTGCGCTTGACTTTACCTATTATAACTTATTCTATAAGTTTCCCTGAAAGGTTTGTTGTGAGTCAAACATCACTGTATAGAGTATACATGATTTCATACAGTACTTACTATTAAAATCATAGAGACACATGCATGTAATACTTTTTAACATTTCAAAATTTACATGACTTGCTTCGTGTTCCTTACAGGAGAGCAGAGATGAAGTCTAGGCATGATGAAATCCGGAAGAAGTATGGTAAGTCTCAGAAACATACTGCTGATGGTTTAAGAGAGTGTCACCACATAGGTGCTTTCTGATCAAAGTAAGAGAGCCCCTTTCCCCACAAGTTCAGACCACAAGTCATCAGTTCTTCAGTTATAGTATGTTGCATGTCAGCTAGAACAGTTGGCTTACTGAAAGGGTGCATGATTTTCATCTAGCCTTCTTCGTAGGcagtaaaaaaacaaagcaaagcagaATCCTGTATCACCATCCACCCATTCATCCCATTTTCATTTGCCATGGTGTTCCTTCCTGAATATTGGCAAAATGGTTGTTCTGGCAGTTACACTCCCATAGAGGGGATATACCTTTACAGTAGTGTTCTTATTgaatgtttatttaatatttatttaatatttagtcTTCTCCATCAGATGTTTCTATGTGTGTTGGAAGGACATGGTCCAACCTGCTTTTTATCTGTTACCATAGATTACCAGCTCTAAAACATATGAACTCTAACTTGACATTATTTCACCAAAATTAGTTTTCATGGCTTAATTAATGttttattaattcattaatgttttGTGCCAGATAGTTAATATAAAATGGACTGTTCAATAGTCTCTCTATTTGTGTATGCAGGAGAGTGATAGCTTTAGGAAGAGAAGAGCTAATGCTGCTACTCTCCTTCTTATATATTCACTGAATCCCTGGCTTTCTGTATGGGCAGAGGTGGCTTTGAATGCTTTGCGTTATCAGTGAGAGGCAGTGGCTTGGAAAATTGCCTCTACCATAGAAAAGATAATTTCCCAAGCCACTCCTTTTATAGTACTTTGGTCTTCAGCAAGAGAAGGAAAAGTGCATCTTGCAAACTGTTTGAGGCTCTTAGGTTTCTCAAGAACCTCATTCAGTTTTTTAATGGAAAAGAAACCATTCACAAGTGCCCCAAGGGATATGAGGGCAATTTTATTACACGTGTGCCTACCCTGCCTTTGAGCATAAACGTCTGGAAAGGCTTTCATGCAGTAGATGACTCAACGCATTGCCTCCTCATTCCATTGCTACCATCATAATATTCCTGTTGTGCTCTTCTTGCTGCCATTGTCATCTCTGTGTAACTGTATTGACAGAGCTG is a window from the Anolis carolinensis isolate JA03-04 chromosome 3, rAnoCar3.1.pri, whole genome shotgun sequence genome containing:
- the pttg1ip gene encoding pituitary tumor-transforming gene 1 protein-interacting protein; amino-acid sequence: MGCPLGVLSAFGLLLAVGLMLSCVRAAPTLAEQGSCQQYTNKTCEECLKNVTCLWCSSSKRCMDYPVRNILPPSSLCELSSARWGVCWVNFEALIITMSVVGGTILLALVVCCCCCCRKKKSRKPDKDDERAARERDQRRVRQEERRAEMKSRHDEIRKKYGLFKEENPYAKFENN